A genomic stretch from Alteribacter keqinensis includes:
- a CDS encoding nuclease-related domain-containing protein encodes MILKHRKQSVWLLKLTALKRRLPHFHKQLAKVSEDHSLKKSGYRGEKALDYQLDYIINETDCVVLQDLRLTGQLERHFQVDTLFITPKFITIIEAKNYAGTIEFKPEFNELIQTKEGKQKGIKDPITQVKRQMQHLNFWLRQHHYPSIPLRYFITISNPTTIIKAPSTYKDALEKVIHVEQINTKLLELDKTKEDVLLNNELMIK; translated from the coding sequence ATGATACTCAAACATCGCAAGCAGTCTGTCTGGCTTTTAAAGCTGACTGCATTGAAAAGAAGGCTACCTCATTTTCACAAACAGTTGGCCAAAGTCAGCGAAGATCACTCATTGAAAAAGTCGGGATATCGAGGTGAAAAAGCCCTCGATTATCAACTGGACTACATTATTAATGAGACTGATTGTGTTGTTTTACAGGACTTGCGACTGACCGGCCAGCTGGAACGACACTTTCAGGTGGATACCCTTTTCATTACGCCAAAATTCATAACCATAATTGAAGCAAAAAACTATGCCGGCACGATAGAATTTAAGCCGGAATTCAATGAGCTGATTCAGACAAAAGAAGGTAAGCAAAAAGGCATTAAAGACCCTATAACTCAGGTAAAACGTCAGATGCAACACCTCAATTTCTGGCTCCGTCAACATCATTATCCTTCAATCCCCCTCCGCTATTTTATTACCATCAGCAATCCCACCACGATAATAAAAGCTCCCTCTACATACAAAGATGCATTGGAAAAGGTGATTCATGTAGAACAAATTAATACAAAGCTTCTGGAATTAGACAAAACTAAGGAGGATGTACTCCTGAATAA
- a CDS encoding VanZ family protein gives MKKSRYIFFNILPIFIIMAIIFTASSQSSDQQDISPVVDRITDRGFLKDSIIWVMDKADRVVERGAAAAAARPYLALGAAAILGLLTAAVFFRLFRSTDSQVKKGLKSLIYTGILFAFALAVLALLKSDAIVEVIRNHTSYNQLVNILNRIEFTYAGTVVSIEARGVESFLTFLIRKTAHFTLFGLLGFFLFLAIHRLNGRTIVTFVLAMLFVVAYAALDEYRQTFIPSRSGLVEDVILDSAGGVFGTSMAWLKVKISQWWERT, from the coding sequence ATGAAAAAAAGCAGGTACATCTTCTTTAACATCCTACCCATCTTTATTATAATGGCCATCATTTTCACCGCTTCATCCCAATCCTCCGATCAGCAGGATATCAGCCCTGTCGTTGACCGGATAACGGACCGGGGTTTTTTGAAGGACAGCATTATATGGGTAATGGACAAGGCTGACCGCGTGGTTGAGCGGGGGGCGGCCGCAGCAGCAGCCAGGCCCTACCTTGCCCTCGGAGCTGCCGCTATACTCGGCCTTTTAACAGCCGCAGTCTTTTTCCGCTTATTCCGGTCAACCGATTCCCAGGTTAAAAAAGGGCTCAAATCACTTATCTATACCGGCATTTTATTCGCCTTCGCGCTTGCCGTTCTTGCCCTGTTAAAAAGTGACGCCATCGTAGAGGTCATAAGAAATCACACCTCCTACAACCAGCTGGTCAACATATTAAACAGAATCGAATTCACCTATGCCGGCACAGTAGTCAGTATCGAGGCCAGGGGAGTGGAAAGCTTCCTCACTTTTCTAATTCGCAAAACCGCTCACTTTACACTATTCGGGCTGCTCGGATTCTTCCTGTTTCTCGCAATCCACCGACTCAACGGGCGTACGATCGTCACATTCGTTTTGGCCATGCTCTTCGTCGTGGCCTACGCCGCCCTCGACGAATACCGCCAGACATTTATCCCGTCACGGTCCGGTCTCGTGGAGGATGTGATTCTCGATTCGGCTGGAGGAGTGTTCGGCACGAGTATGGCCTGGCTCAAAGTGAAGATATCCCAATGGTGGGAACGGACGTAA
- a CDS encoding class D sortase, with product MRLDFTVGDTIGLVSFSMLDQDLPIIHGTHEDELARGVGHHQATALSGEGKQTLLSGHRDSVFRNLGKLELGDIVEVVLPYGEFRYEITDTYIVDADDRTVIDSTIDTEILTISTCYPFSFIGPAPDRYIIEAVPLD from the coding sequence GTGCGCTTAGACTTTACCGTTGGAGATACGATCGGATTGGTCTCGTTCTCGATGCTCGACCAGGACCTTCCCATCATTCACGGGACTCATGAAGACGAGCTTGCCCGGGGTGTCGGCCATCACCAGGCAACCGCCCTTTCTGGTGAAGGAAAACAAACGTTGTTATCGGGACACCGGGACAGTGTGTTTCGCAATCTCGGCAAGCTTGAGCTCGGAGATATAGTGGAAGTGGTCCTTCCCTACGGAGAATTCAGGTATGAAATTACAGATACCTATATTGTGGACGCTGATGACCGGACCGTCATAGACAGCACAATTGACACTGAAATCCTCACCATTTCAACGTGCTATCCGTTCAGCTTTATTGGCCCCGCACCGGACCGCTATATTATCGAAGCGGTGCCATTGGACTAA
- a CDS encoding carbon-nitrogen hydrolase family protein, translating to METTFIKIAGCQVTVPHIVSMVERDLHVRTMTGRTREKVRETEVDLVVFPELSTISYSKDTFAHLQELAEELDGPSFKRFSWLAKELGAFVCYGMPLKENGRIFIAQVVLDSGGDYVAHYNKIHLAQFGSSLEKQYFSRGDRLVSFTIDGFSFGLMICYDMRFPELTRKYALEKEVDCLLHPVAFYKDQSYPSWHHFVHTRALENQVYMLSLNQAGEKYGRSVFCPPWVDYNTEAAIFSENEEVKVFELSKEAIRKSRDEYRLREDRFF from the coding sequence ATGGAAACAACATTCATTAAAATTGCGGGGTGCCAGGTGACGGTTCCGCACATCGTTTCGATGGTGGAAAGAGACCTGCATGTGCGGACCATGACAGGCAGGACACGGGAAAAAGTTCGGGAAACTGAGGTGGATCTTGTTGTTTTTCCGGAGCTTTCTACGATCTCTTATTCCAAAGACACGTTTGCTCACTTGCAGGAACTTGCGGAGGAGCTTGACGGACCCTCGTTCAAGCGATTCTCCTGGCTGGCCAAAGAGCTTGGTGCGTTTGTCTGTTACGGCATGCCGCTGAAAGAAAACGGGAGAATTTTTATCGCACAGGTTGTGCTGGACAGTGGTGGTGACTATGTGGCCCATTACAACAAAATTCATCTCGCACAGTTTGGTTCGTCCCTTGAGAAGCAGTACTTTTCCCGGGGTGACCGGCTCGTTTCATTTACGATTGACGGGTTTTCGTTTGGGTTGATGATCTGCTACGACATGCGGTTTCCGGAGCTTACGAGAAAGTACGCATTGGAAAAAGAAGTTGACTGCCTCCTTCACCCGGTCGCCTTTTACAAGGACCAGTCCTACCCGAGCTGGCACCACTTCGTTCATACCAGAGCCCTAGAGAATCAGGTTTACATGCTCAGCCTGAACCAGGCCGGGGAAAAGTACGGAAGATCTGTCTTTTGCCCGCCGTGGGTTGATTACAACACCGAGGCGGCTATTTTTTCGGAGAATGAAGAAGTGAAGGTGTTTGAGCTGTCAAAAGAGGCAATTCGAAAGAGCCGGGACGAATACCGGCTGAGGGAGGATCGGTTTTTTTAA
- a CDS encoding VanZ family protein, producing MRFYLLTVVVITSLITSFSILYELDRATAGMASIYKNEVSFTFLFDRESSFYYSYSLTSNFERKLVHFLVYGVIALFLSAIVPVKRRWIAAVMAVMTTSTIGMVDEIHQHFLAGRSGRVLDVLINSLGSFTFVCFQGLLTKKPPKDRSLPEAEKH from the coding sequence ATGCGCTTTTATCTCCTCACCGTTGTTGTGATCACCTCGCTGATTACCTCTTTCAGCATATTATACGAACTTGACCGGGCAACTGCCGGGATGGCTTCGATTTATAAAAACGAAGTGTCTTTCACCTTTCTTTTTGACCGGGAAAGTTCCTTCTACTACTCTTATTCGTTAACTTCCAACTTTGAAAGAAAACTCGTTCATTTCCTTGTTTACGGCGTTATCGCTCTGTTTCTGTCTGCGATTGTTCCGGTAAAAAGACGGTGGATTGCTGCGGTTATGGCGGTCATGACAACTTCCACGATCGGAATGGTTGATGAAATTCACCAGCATTTTCTCGCGGGCCGCTCGGGAAGAGTGCTGGATGTACTCATTAACAGTTTAGGCAGCTTTACCTTTGTGTGTTTTCAGGGACTGCTCACGAAAAAGCCCCCGAAAGACAGGAGTCTTCCGGAGGCTGAAAAGCATTAA
- a CDS encoding nuclease-related domain-containing protein encodes MATVKKSSSDLEDQVKQYDKEVRTIQFAQKKSLEVRKHEIHRTIWIGALAGTIILIFIFPIGTLLGAGIGYLIGVEKIKSPFKKRMFRLHEKYPSIKAVRKGMAGEMSVTEHITKNLSDDYLLINDLTISTANGRGTQIDHILFGKSTVYAIETKNITGRFYPYSKHKWLWYPIVSRGKVKKKTYVDSPAAQSQYHATQLRRLLKSKGHTSIKVTPVVILTNAQSVWHGRFNQECPVFSNPKAFIDYILEADIGPGLEDTEEVVDGLLEFQDEKEESYA; translated from the coding sequence GTGGCTACAGTAAAAAAATCCTCTTCCGATTTAGAGGATCAGGTGAAACAGTATGATAAGGAAGTGCGGACGATTCAGTTTGCCCAGAAAAAAAGTCTCGAAGTCCGTAAACACGAAATACATAGAACCATATGGATAGGAGCTTTAGCCGGTACGATTATTCTGATCTTTATTTTCCCAATCGGGACACTTCTTGGAGCGGGAATTGGTTATTTAATTGGGGTTGAAAAAATCAAATCCCCTTTTAAAAAACGTATGTTCAGACTTCACGAGAAATATCCTTCAATTAAGGCCGTAAGAAAAGGCATGGCAGGAGAAATGAGTGTAACAGAACATATTACAAAAAACCTTTCAGATGACTATCTGCTTATAAATGATCTCACCATTTCCACTGCTAACGGACGAGGCACTCAGATCGACCATATCCTCTTTGGAAAAAGTACAGTCTATGCCATTGAAACGAAAAATATCACCGGGAGGTTTTATCCTTACTCAAAGCACAAGTGGCTTTGGTATCCAATAGTTAGCCGAGGAAAAGTAAAAAAGAAAACATACGTGGACAGTCCTGCTGCCCAGTCCCAATATCATGCAACTCAACTCCGGAGGCTTTTGAAATCAAAAGGTCATACCTCCATAAAGGTAACTCCTGTCGTCATATTAACGAACGCTCAGTCGGTTTGGCATGGACGTTTTAACCAGGAGTGTCCGGTCTTTAGTAATCCCAAAGCATTTATTGACTACATCCTTGAAGCAGATATCGGTCCGGGGTTGGAAGATACGGAAGAAGTGGTGGATGGTCTGCTGGAATTTCAGGATGAAAAAGAGGAGAGCTACGCATAA
- a CDS encoding ornithine cyclodeaminase family protein — protein sequence MHMIDHSQITELITMHEVIEAIEDFYLNGNQESVVIPERMHEGDGDNTILLMPSFFENYYGIKMVGVAPNNPSLGKDTIHAQMLLCNRETLEPLALMDAQEITALRTGALGGISMKYLASDTASTIGIVGSGVQAFSHLQAACAVRPIKRVLVYSRKKESVDRFTEKVNRAFPELDVDYAETHDLMKQSEIIVTATSSKTPVLPELSEDDLSGKHIVGCGSFRPFMQEIPDCVFKQVNDVYVDNLMALKECGELIQARELGITNGHIFTLEDLIQNSRRFTSEKEKLTVFKSVGLAIYDLVTAIAIHKKR from the coding sequence ATGCACATGATCGATCACAGCCAGATCACCGAACTCATTACCATGCACGAGGTCATCGAAGCGATCGAAGACTTCTATTTGAACGGAAACCAGGAAAGCGTCGTTATTCCGGAACGGATGCACGAAGGAGACGGTGACAACACCATCCTGTTGATGCCGTCCTTCTTTGAAAATTATTATGGTATAAAAATGGTCGGCGTTGCCCCGAACAACCCGTCCCTTGGCAAGGATACGATTCACGCCCAGATGCTTCTGTGCAACCGTGAAACTCTTGAGCCCCTCGCTCTTATGGATGCTCAGGAAATCACCGCCCTCCGCACAGGGGCCCTCGGCGGAATCAGCATGAAGTACCTGGCCAGCGACACCGCCTCGACCATCGGCATTGTGGGATCAGGCGTGCAGGCCTTCAGCCATCTCCAGGCCGCATGTGCTGTGCGCCCGATCAAGCGCGTTCTCGTTTACAGCCGGAAAAAAGAAAGCGTAGATCGTTTTACTGAAAAAGTAAACCGCGCGTTTCCCGAATTAGACGTGGATTACGCCGAAACTCATGACCTTATGAAGCAATCCGAGATCATCGTTACCGCTACAAGCAGCAAAACGCCTGTTCTTCCTGAACTGAGTGAAGATGATCTCTCCGGTAAGCACATCGTCGGCTGTGGATCCTTCCGCCCTTTTATGCAGGAAATCCCTGACTGTGTGTTCAAGCAGGTCAACGATGTGTACGTAGACAACCTGATGGCCCTCAAGGAATGCGGTGAACTGATTCAGGCCAGGGAGCTTGGAATCACAAATGGACACATCTTTACTCTTGAAGACCTGATTCAAAACAGCAGACGCTTCACCTCTGAAAAAGAGAAATTAACGGTTTTCAAGTCAGTTGGCCTCGCCATCTACGACCTTGTCACGGCCATAGCTATCCACAAAAAGCGTTAA